In a single window of the Dreissena polymorpha isolate Duluth1 chromosome 3, UMN_Dpol_1.0, whole genome shotgun sequence genome:
- the LOC127871564 gene encoding uncharacterized protein LOC127871564, protein MPYGHKRKTHTVIMIFACCIMSTDCAQCKWANENCERDKQCCSGRCVSLHTGTTPRCGSSPLNYPCFFGYQCEQGLDCDNLYRCCAPFWAMCSNTQDCCDDSHICRHEYGIMYKRCLMSAAERPHAKASRQSLVLLSVVLLLTFRCHITF, encoded by the exons ATGCCATATGGACACAAACGCAAAACACACACAGTTATCATGATATTTGCTTGCTGTATTATGTCGACAG ATTGCGCTCAATGCAAATGGGCCAACGAGAACTGTGAACGAGACAAACAGTGCTGTAGTGGTCGCTGCGTCTCTCTTCATACGGGGACCACCCCTCGATGTGGTAGCTCACCCCTCAATTATCCATGTTTCTTCGGGTACCAGTGCGAGCAGGGGCTGGACTGCGATAACCTTTACCGCTGCTGTGCTCCATTCTGGGCAATGTGCAGCAACACGCAGGACTGTTGTGACGACAGCCACATCTGCCGCCACGAATATGGAATCATGTACAAGCGATGTCTTATGAGTGCGGCAGAGAGGCCTCATGCGAAGGCATCACGGCAATCACTAGTGCTTTTAAGCGTAGTTCTTCTTTTGACGTTCCGTTGTCATATAACATTTtga